One part of the Lotus japonicus ecotype B-129 chromosome 2, LjGifu_v1.2 genome encodes these proteins:
- the LOC130738478 gene encoding uncharacterized protein LOC130738478, with translation MECNKDEATRAKEIAERKFIAKDTLGAKKFALKAQNLFPALEGIPQLIATLDVYISAENKINGETDWYGILGANPYADDDTVRKHYRKLALMLHPDKNKSVGADGAFKLISEAWSLLSDKSRRAAYDDKRKGKARKDSTMFGGSSAKKGANGSFNFTKTTSSSAKTQKNTAKENTSSSTHKSKPTFWTTCNRCKMQYEYLKVYLNLKLLCPNCNEAFLAKETEPPPASGIRPGASWSFSKNQQKFNGQAPNKSKSSAGNSNTSFQWTPFSKTSGVSNAAQAANVVQQAYHKVKRDREEAQAATKREEALKRKQNVSRKGYFNPAKRRKGGMEEPVNQMGRKGSFGYNGDVSLIELQNLLMEKARKEISKKLKETQSNTVNKSVVKESGNCFQKANENREKSVRNFETCAQNNIGKSEDRQSGLLVEISTNFLDAMLVDVPDPDFHDFYKDRTERSFGENQNQIWAAYDHDDGMPRCYAMVHNVISLNPFKIQISLLNPNTNSELGSLNWVASGFSKTCGDFRIGRHEICNSIHFFSHKVRWREGNDGAIRIYPRKGDIWAIYRNWSPDWNELTADEVMHKFDVVEVLEDFSEEHGVTIIPLVKVAGFKTVFHHHIDPREIRVIPREEMLRFSHQVPSCLLTGLEAQNAPKGCRVLDPAATPFELHQVIEVVEEEYMVDNGDGVMKETCDKNKEASCEQLISDVGKHGEGKEGKSKDIQEIEILKEQGGCLAC, from the coding sequence ATGGAGTGCAATAAGGATGAGGCCACCAGAGCTAAAGAAATTGCTGAGAGGAAGTTTATTGCAAAGGACACTTTGGGTGCAAAAAAGTTTGCTTTGAAAGCTCAAAATTTATTTCCTGCCCTTGAGGGTATTCCTCAGCTGATAGCAACACTTGATGTATATATTTCTGCCGAGAACAAAATAAATGGAGAAACAGATTGGTATGGTATACTTGGTGCAAACCCCTATGCCGATGATGATACAGTCAGGAAACACTACAGGAAGCTAGCTCTCATGCTTCACCCTGACAAGAACAAATCTGTTGGGGCTGATGGGGCATTTAAACTTATATCCGAGGCATGGAGTTTACTTTCAGATAAGTCTAGACGGGCAGCTTATGATGATAAGAGAAAGGGAAAAGCACGGAAAGATTCAACTATGTTCGGTGGTTCATCAGCAAAAAAAGGGGCTAATGGAAGTTTCAATTTTACTAAGACTACCTCTTCAAGTGCAAAGACTCAGAAGAATACTGCTAAAGAAAacacttcatcttctacccataAGTCAAAACCAACATTTTGGACTACTTGCAATCGTTGCAAAATGCAGTATGAGTATCTTAAAGTTTATCTTAACCTTAAACTCTTGTGTCCCAACTGCAATGAGGCATTTTTGGCTAAAGAAACGGAGCCACCTCCTGCAAGTGGTATTAGACCTGGAGCATCATGGAGTTTTTCAAAAAACCAGCAAAAGTTCAATGGCCAAGCACCTAATAAAAGCAAATCTAGTGCTGGAAATAGCAATACCAGTTTCCAGTGGACTCCGTTTTCAAAAACTTCTGGTGTTTCTAATGCGGCTCAAGCTGCAAATGTGGTTCAGCAGGCATATCACAAGGTGAAGCGAGATCGTGAGGAGGCACAAGCAGCTACCAAAAGGGAAGAGGCCTTAAAAAGGAAGCAAAATGTTTCTAGAAAAGGTTACTTTAATCCAGCCAAGAGAAGAAAGGGGGGCATGGAGGAACCAGTTAATCAAATGGGTAGAAAAGGTAGTTTTGGATATAATGGGGATGTCTCCCTGATTGAACTTCAGAATCTGCTGATGGAGAAAGCTAGAAAAGAAATTAGCAAGAAACTCAAGGAAACTCAGTCAAATACTGTTAATAAATCGGTGGTGAAAGAGAGTGGAAATTGCTTCCAGAAAGCTAATGAGAACAGAGAAAAATCTGTAAGAAATTTTGAGACGTGTGCTCAAAATAACATTGGAAAGTCAGAAGATAGACAGAGTGGATTGCTAGTAGAAATCAGTACAAACTTTTTGGATGCAATGCTAGTAGATGTTCCAGATCCTGATTTCCATGATTTTTACAAGGATCGAACTGAAAGATCTTTTGgtgaaaatcaaaatcaaatatgggCTGCTTATGATCATGATGATGGGATGCCTCGATGTTATGCAATGGTCCACAACGTGATCTCTTTGAATCCATTCAAGATACAGATCAGTCTGCTCAATCCAAATACCAACAGTGAACTGGGCTCTCTAAATTGGGTTGCTTCAGGCTTTTCAAAAACTTGTGGGGATTTCAGAATAGGTAGACATGAAATCTGTAACTCgatacattttttttctcacAAGGTTAGGTGGAGAGAAGGTAATGACGGAGCCATTCGTATATATCCCAGAAAAGGGGATATTTGGGCCATCTATAGGAACTGGTCTCCTGACTGGAATGAGCTAACAGCAGATGAGGTTATGCACAAGTTCGATGTTGTTGAAGTACTTGAGGATTTTAGCGAAGAACATGGTGTTACTATTATTCCTCTGGTCAAGGTGGCTGGGTTCAAGACAGTATTTCACCACCACATAGATCCAAGAGAAATCAGAGTTATTCCAAGGGAAGAGATGCTTCGGTTCTCTCATCAGGTACCTTCATGCTTGCTTACTGGTCTAGAAGCTCAGAATGCTCCAAAGGGTTGCAGAGTGCTGGACCCAGCTGCTACTCCGTTTGAACTTCATCAGGTAATAGAAGTTGTGGAGGAGGAATACATGGTGGACAATGGGGATGGTGTTATGAAAGAAACATGTGATAAAAACAAAGAAGCCAGTTGTGAGCAATTGATCAGTGATGTGGGAAAACATGGGGAAGGAAAGGAGGGAAAGAGTAAAGATATCCAGGAAATAGAAATATTGAAAGAGCAAGGAGGGTGTTTAGCATGTTAA
- the LOC130738479 gene encoding pentatricopeptide repeat-containing protein At1g33350 — MKPNLNEQVLTILGKSNHLNHLKQLQAHLTTLGHAHTDFYAFKLVRFCALTLSNLPYARRIFDHLHSPNIYIYTAIITAYASRPNNHSSTFSLFRRMLCNSNPTTTRPNNFIYPHVLKSCHEPRSTGAVHAQIVKTGFEQYPIVQTALVDSYSRGLGGLGNAEKVFDEMRERNVVSFTAMISGYARVGDVDSALKLFDEMPERDVPSWNALIAGCTQNGFFSEGIRLFREMVALAAERGYRCNKPNPVTLVCALSACGHTSMLQLGKWIHGYVYKNDFFVDSFISNSLVDMYGKCGNLALARKVFEMNPDKGLTSWNSMINCFALHGQSEGAIAVFEQMVECGGDVRPDGVTFVGLLNACTHGGLVEQGCSYFEMMTREYGIEPQIEHYGCLVDLLGRAGRFDEAMEVVRGMSMEPDEVVWGSLFNGCKVYGRTDLAEFAAKKLLEIDPHNGGYGIMLANVYGELGKWDEVRNVWRILKQQKSYKVPGCSWIEIDDQVHQFFSLDQSSPKAEELYSVLESLIGFGNEVMIEQQALTT; from the coding sequence ATGAAGCCGAACCTGAACGAACAAGTGTTGACGATACTAGGCAAAAGCAACCACCTCAACCACCTGAAGCAACTCCAAGCTCACCTCACCACCCTCGGTCACGCCCATACCGACTTCTACGCCTTCAAACTGGTTCGCTTCTGCGCCCTCACCCTCTCCAATCTACCCTACGCTCGCCGCATCTTCGACCACCTTCACTCCCCCAACATCTACATCTACACCGCCATCATCACCGCCTATGCTTCTCGCCCCAACAACCACTCTTCCACCTTCTCCCTCTTCCGCCGCATGCTCTGCAACTCCAACCCAACCACCACTCGCCCCAACAACTTCATCTACCCCCACGTCCTTAAATCATGCCATGAACCGCGATCAACCGGAGCGGTGCATGCCCAGATCGTAAAAACCGGTTTTGAGCAGTACCCAATTGTGCAAACGGCTCTCGTGGACTCCTACTCGAGGGGTTTGGGTGGTTTGGGGAATGCGGAGaaggtgtttgatgaaatgcgTGAGAGAAATGTTGTGTCTTTTACTGCTATGATTTCTGGGTATGCGAGGGTTGGGGATGTTGATAGTGCTTTGAAGTTGTTTGATGAAATGCCGGAGAGGGATGTTCCGTCTTGGAACGCTCTCATTGCCGGGTGCACTCAGAATGGGTTCTTCTCTGAGGGGATTAGGTTGTTTAGAGAAATGGTGGCTCTTGCTGCGGAGAGAGGGTATAGGTGTAACAAGCCGAATCCGGTTACTCTGGTTTGTGCACTTTCGGCGTGTGGCCACACTAGTATGCTTCAGCTTGGGAAGTGGATACATGGTTATGTTTACAAGAATGATTTTTTCGTTGACTCGTTTATCTCGAATTCCCTTGTGGATATGTATGGGAAGTGTGGTAATCTTGCACTGGCGAGGAAGGTTTTTGAGATGAATCCCGATAAGGGGTTGACTTCATGGAATTCGATGATTAACTGTTTTGCGCTCCATGGGCAAAGTGAGGGCGCCATTGCGGTTTTTGAGCAAATGGTGGAGTGTGGCGGTGACGTGAGACCGGACGGGGTCACATTTGTTGGGTTACTGAATGCTTGTACTCATGGTGGATTGGTTGAACAAGGGTGTTCCTATTTTGAGATGATGACTCGGGAATATGGGATAGAGCCTCAGATTGAGCATTATGGGTGTTTGGTAGACCTTCTTGGTCGAGCAGGTAGATTTGATGAGGCAATGGAAGTTGTTAGGGGTATGAGCATGGAACCAGATGAGGTGGTTTGGGGTTCTCTGTTTAATGGATGTAAGGTTTATGGCCGTACAGATTTGGCAGAATTTGCAGCCAAAAAGCTACTTGAAATAGATCCCCATAATGGTGGTTATGGCATAATGTTGGCTAATGTATACGGGGAGTTAGGAAAGTGGGATGAAGTGAGGAATGTGTGGAGGATATTGAAGCAACAGAAGTCTTATAAAGTTCCAGGCTGCAGCTGGATTGAGATTGATGACCAGGTTCATCAGTTCTTTTCTCTTGATCAATCTAGCCCGAAAGCAGAGGAGTTGTATAGCGTCTTGGAAAGTCTCATTGGTTTTGGAAATGAAGTTATGATCGAACAACAGGCCTTAACCACTTAA